From Lysinibacillus sp. SGAir0095, the proteins below share one genomic window:
- a CDS encoding Sau3AI family type II restriction endonuclease: MYFENEEDLIKKAREACGKTFKEIDQYNRLSKKGATGALGQIIEESFFGYELNSKSEADFANLGIELKVTPFKQNKNKTLSAKERLVLNIINYMEEVHNDFWTSSFWKKNEKLLLMFYEWKSDIDRGDFRIIETVLFTIPEEDLEIIKKDWELIVNKIRAGEAHTLSEGDTLYLGACTKGANKNSVRPQPYSSEMAMQRAYSLKQSYMSALVRQIISNEKLVQFANAAELKNKTIEQLLHERFDSFIGMTMEEMAGHLNIKINPKNRSAVPNLISALLGVKGTKLDKIAEFAKANIQFKTVRLQQSGKPKESMSFVNIDFNEVLQETWEESFIRNYFLETQILFVVFQYDDQDALRFKGIKLWHMPLNIIDKEVFNYWNEIRLVLENGVILTKTNKGIQNNFPKSNFNGILHVRPKGADGNDKVQLPDGQWITKQCYWLNASYIGKIIEEL, from the coding sequence ATGTACTTTGAAAATGAAGAAGATTTGATAAAAAAGGCTCGGGAAGCTTGTGGTAAAACCTTCAAAGAAATTGATCAATATAATAGGCTGAGCAAAAAAGGAGCAACAGGTGCACTTGGTCAAATAATTGAAGAAAGCTTCTTCGGCTATGAGCTAAATAGTAAATCGGAAGCTGATTTTGCTAATCTGGGTATTGAATTAAAAGTTACCCCCTTTAAACAAAACAAAAATAAAACACTATCTGCGAAAGAACGCCTTGTACTAAATATCATTAATTACATGGAAGAAGTACATAACGACTTTTGGACATCGAGTTTTTGGAAGAAAAACGAAAAGCTTCTTTTGATGTTTTATGAATGGAAGTCAGATATAGATCGTGGAGATTTCCGAATAATAGAAACAGTCTTATTTACAATTCCAGAGGAAGATTTAGAGATAATAAAAAAGGACTGGGAATTAATAGTCAATAAAATAAGAGCTGGAGAAGCCCATACTCTTTCAGAAGGGGATACGCTGTATTTAGGAGCATGTACTAAAGGGGCAAATAAGAATTCGGTCCGTCCTCAACCATACAGTAGTGAGATGGCAATGCAAAGAGCTTACTCTTTAAAACAATCATATATGTCTGCTTTGGTTAGACAGATTATTTCGAATGAGAAGTTAGTTCAATTTGCAAATGCTGCTGAATTAAAGAATAAAACAATAGAACAATTGTTACATGAACGTTTTGATTCCTTTATTGGAATGACTATGGAAGAAATGGCAGGTCACCTAAATATAAAAATTAATCCTAAGAATAGAAGTGCTGTTCCAAATTTAATTAGTGCATTGTTGGGTGTTAAAGGAACAAAGCTGGATAAGATAGCTGAGTTTGCGAAGGCGAATATACAATTTAAGACAGTACGATTACAACAAAGTGGGAAACCTAAAGAGAGTATGTCGTTTGTAAACATTGACTTTAATGAAGTATTACAAGAAACGTGGGAAGAATCTTTTATCCGAAATTATTTTTTAGAAACCCAAATTCTATTTGTAGTTTTTCAATACGATGATCAAGATGCCCTTCGTTTTAAAGGAATAAAACTTTGGCACATGCCTCTAAATATAATTGATAAGGAAGTTTTTAATTATTGGAATGAAATTAGACTTGTCCTGGAAAATGGAGTAATTCTAACTAAAACTAATAAAGGGATTCAAAATAACTTTCCAAAATCAAACTTTAACGGGATTTTACATGTTCGACCTAAAGGGGCAGATGGAAATGATAAAGTACAGCTTCCTGATGGTCAGTGGATAACAAAACAGTGTTATTGGTTGAATGCTAGTTATATTGGGAAAATAATAGAAGAGCTATAA
- a CDS encoding DUF6339 family protein, which translates to MKIKFLSEDTLQDLRVNFETYKTNYYKKDDAWFDAYFKEEGRLIESKIEFEKPVFNDDENYMVSDFENVKVIYEALKHLTVSQATQERLWAGLSHVQMRDFSYYRLEKDLDKKNDNRIFSALFYKYNVKRSIFIHIIARLWWVGYMTYDENNKQNPYWLTEFFCSADFSARAVVFFSSNFTSNRAITKGILKALITLRDEGVAIKRDHFVEANKYLNISGGAMVLDLLEEDDVREMIEKRLRKVFSLEGVSI; encoded by the coding sequence ATGAAAATTAAATTTTTATCTGAAGACACATTACAAGACCTTCGCGTTAACTTCGAAACCTACAAAACGAACTATTATAAAAAAGACGATGCATGGTTTGATGCGTATTTTAAAGAAGAAGGTCGTTTGATAGAGTCAAAGATTGAGTTTGAAAAGCCTGTATTTAATGACGATGAAAATTATATGGTGAGTGATTTTGAAAACGTCAAAGTTATCTATGAAGCTCTGAAGCATTTAACAGTATCCCAAGCAACGCAAGAACGGCTGTGGGCTGGGTTATCGCATGTTCAAATGCGTGACTTTAGCTATTATCGTTTAGAGAAAGACTTAGATAAGAAGAACGATAATCGAATTTTTTCTGCATTATTTTATAAATACAATGTAAAGCGATCCATCTTCATCCATATTATTGCTCGACTTTGGTGGGTAGGCTACATGACATACGATGAAAACAATAAACAAAATCCATACTGGTTAACAGAATTCTTCTGCTCAGCAGATTTCTCTGCTCGAGCTGTTGTTTTCTTCTCAAGTAATTTCACATCAAACCGTGCCATTACAAAAGGAATACTAAAAGCACTCATTACCCTACGAGATGAAGGTGTAGCGATTAAAAGAGACCACTTTGTTGAAGCGAACAAATATCTAAACATCTCAGGTGGTGCAATGGTTCTTGACCTACTTGAGGAAGATGATGTGAGAGAAATGATTGAGAAGAGGTTACGTAAGGTGTTTTCATTAGAAGGTGTATCTATTTAA
- a CDS encoding very short patch repair endonuclease, with protein MADNLTKEQRSKVMGSIRAQSKLENLVTQELWRRGYRFRKNVRAMFGTPDISIKKYKIVIFIDSCFWHVCPLHGNQPKSNQEFWKKKLLRNQQRDIEVNEYYSSLGWNIKRIWEHEIRKDFYAVIDDISQFINNIKKSKEP; from the coding sequence ATGGCTGATAATCTGACTAAAGAACAAAGAAGTAAAGTAATGGGATCAATTCGAGCACAGTCAAAATTGGAAAATTTGGTTACACAGGAGCTTTGGAGAAGGGGCTACAGATTTAGGAAAAATGTAAGAGCCATGTTTGGAACACCGGATATCTCGATAAAGAAATATAAAATCGTTATATTTATCGACTCTTGCTTTTGGCATGTCTGTCCTCTTCATGGCAACCAACCTAAAAGCAATCAAGAGTTTTGGAAAAAGAAACTACTTCGTAACCAGCAACGTGATATTGAAGTAAATGAATATTATTCAAGTCTTGGCTGGAATATAAAAAGAATATGGGAACACGAGATTAGAAAGGATTTTTATGCGGTAATAGATGATATCTCTCAATTTATTAATAATATAAAAAAATCAAAAGAGCCTTGA